In Kushneria marisflavi, the following are encoded in one genomic region:
- a CDS encoding (2Fe-2S)-binding protein, with protein MFVCMCKKVTDGQLKQAVALGASSWEDVSRMTRCSTQCGKCTCLAQEIVDEALLDRHLAQHIPARHFEELAYAAR; from the coding sequence ATGTTTGTATGCATGTGCAAGAAGGTCACGGACGGTCAACTAAAGCAGGCTGTCGCGCTGGGTGCCTCGAGCTGGGAAGACGTCTCCCGCATGACCCGGTGTTCGACCCAGTGCGGCAAATGTACCTGTCTGGCACAGGAAATCGTCGATGAAGCCCTGCTGGATCGTCATCTGGCACAGCATATTCCGGCCCGTCATTTTGAAGAGCTTGCCTACGCCGCGCGCTGA